Part of the Phragmites australis chromosome 23, lpPhrAust1.1, whole genome shotgun sequence genome is shown below.
TCTTCGGGGGTCCTTCGTCAAGGGATCGATCACCAAACGGCAGTATAATACAAGGTATTTCCAACTTTTTTCAGATATTAAACATAAAACAAAGCTGCACTGGGTGATGGTACATTACTTTTTCCCGCCAGTTGTAACCCCAACTACAACGTTGCTCACCTGTGTAAAAGTGAAAATGATCTAAGCACGCAATGGCAAATTTAACTTCATTCGGCAATGGAAATAGTGTGCAGGCAGATGGACAAGTCAGAGCAAACTGCATAATAAGCTTACCAGTTTTCCCTTTTCATCTACTGTCATTGGATTTTCAACGACAACAGTTACATTCTGTGATTGACTGGTCGGCTGCCCAAGATGAAAGAAAAGGAAGGTAAGTAACTAGAAGAGATAAATCACCTTAACCTTGTATGAATTTTCACAGAACTCATCAAATAAACGTACAGCGGAAGTTGAAGGGATGTTATATGAATTTCCACTTGGTGCAGGTAGCGTAGGTGGCAAAGGTCTTAGAGTAGATACCTGAGGTTAAGAACAACGATATGTTGAAATGAATTGGGCGTCATTAGGCACTTAGACCATTTGCAGCACAAAGAGACCCAGAAAAGAAATTAACATACCCAAACATTTGTGATAAAGTTGCAGACGGCACATTTGACAGACGATGCTCCGTATGGATACATTAACACTGTTTGGCACTGGCCACAGTTCACATGAGCTACATTACTCACTGCACAATGGATAGATAAAATACATGAAGATATAGATCACACATGATATACACTATACAACATGTGCGCACACATAAAGGAAACTCCAATTATGAAGGAGGCACGCACACACAGAGGGGTATAACATTTTAGAGAGTAATCAGCTTATTGTTCTTGTATTTCCACGATTGGATTTCTTCGACGAGTATTGTGAGTACCTGCATTAGTTCTAGCTGCTGCCTGGTGGCAAGGAGATGTGTCCAAAGTTCAATCTACTGGCAAACCAGCCTAAGAGAACTTCAACATGCAATAAACTTCTCCTGATTTAACCACACACATAAGGGAAGATAGATTCCTAACACACCACAGCATTAATTATGGTTCTTCTAGACCTTTATGCCTAACTAACCCTTTCTGCCTTTATAGAACATGCATCCTACTCATACATCGTAGCATGTCCATGAATCGAATTCAAAATCTTAAGGATCtgtaaaaataattatacaCATACATCAATACCTGGTCTCACAAGATTGACTGTGTCACAACATGAGCATCTAACAGTTGTTGCGTTGCGAGTATACATCAATAAAGTTTGGCAGCCACCACAAATAAGTTGAGCCATCTCCATTCCTGCACAAGAAATTTACCAGCTCATTCATAAGCGTGTCAACTTGATGTATGAAGCACTTGCCactatgaaaaaattcaaagatCAGATTGGTATGCAGTTACAAGGCTAGGGATGATTAGAAGATAGCAGAAGGTCTCATTCTAATTACACGAGCAATCCCATTCAATCAATGTCAATCAACAGCACAAGAAATACTAAAAGCAGCACTTTTAGTAAATAGAATGAGAACTTTGGCTACATggtggtagaaaaatagaaCCATACATGGAAGCATACAACTTCCCAGAGCAATGAAGAGGTGTCAAACATGGCAAAGGAGAATGTCACGGAACAGGCAAAAAGTAGATATAATTGTGTGAATGTAGATAATGTTGTGCTTCTCCTCGAACTTTCTACTGAAACACTTGCTGCTCCTCCTAGAACTTTCTACAGAGATGTTTGCATCACCGTGATTCAAAGCACAGGACATTCGTGTTTTTGTGGCTACATCTGACATTTTCTTACTTTTCTCCAAAGCACAATTTAATTTTGTTTACCCCATCACAAGGGATGTTGAATGACAACAAATCAGAGGGACAGAGTTCATCATGAGGGCATGAAAAGTGAACCCCCAAAAACAATCAAATGTATGCTAGCACAAAGGCCAAGTAGCTATTAGCCTGCGAATGAGCAGCAGACAGCCCACAATCAGAATAGATTTTTGTTGATAAAAGATAAATAACAAAGCAGCCTGTGAAGCGGATCTTGTTCAGTAGGGAAGGGGCCAAAGAGTATATTCCTTTTGTGCAGTACGTTATGAAACAGAAGACAATTTGGTGATAAATAGATCTGGAATAACAGTGAGACCATTGAAACAGCGACATCTAAAATACACAGATTCTACTAGCACTGCACTATTATACTGAATGATGGACATGAACTTCATATGATGCAGCAAAATCTGATATGCATCGAGCAACAAATATTCTGTAAAGGGAACCGTGAGCAAGAGAGTGGCAAATTGCAGTGATCACACATAATTAGCCATTAGGTTGGGGCCAAATATATGCAGGGCTGAGCTCATCCCTCTACCACTGGTCATTCAAAGCATCATACCAGCATCCTACCCTAAACCATAGACCATACGTCATACCACTACCTGCACACACTCAACACGTAACAGATAGCTTAGATAAATGTATTTAACGAATGCTCAACCACCTCCAATCATCCGAACCCCGTGAACTTCTCATACATCTCTAAATTTAGCGTTTCCCTTGGAAGCAGAATAACATAGTACAGCATTTCCCATGCAAGACCAGCTTCCAATAAGAATCTCGTCCTATCCAACACTCCAGACCCCTTCCTTCCACCCCTTTCATTGTGCCATCTTCAGGGATTTGCATCACCTGTGTCCCGACACTAGATTTTGCAGCATCAGGTTTCTAGCGGTGCTTGAAAATCCCATGTATCTATATCATCGTCAACAAGACTCTAAATCCCAACATACAGATTCCACCCCTTTTTCTTCCTGAGCCAATGTGTGCGCCTTTGATGGTCAATTATGCTACTGAGAAACCAAAGCTCAGACGCGTTACCTGGAGGCGACACGCTGGTGACCACGTGGCATATCGCGCAGCACACGCTGGGGGCACCTCTCGGGTAGAGTAGAAGGCTCCTGCACCCATGGCACACGATCTGGCTCTGCATGCCTGCAACCAAAGCCGCACAGAATTGAGCGCATGTGTATACACAATCAAACCAATCCTGTCACTGTTCCATCCCAATCCAACAACTCAATCCTATCCTATTATTGTTCTATCATATCAAATGGCTAGCAAACAGCATATGCCATCCCGTCCCACATCAACGAGACAGCGAGTATTAGCGTCAGAATGAGCTAATATCGTCCAAATTAGCACCGGCAAGCACAGGGAGCTTGGAGCCATCACGAAAAGCTCCGATTTTTCCAATTCCGATTCCCGCACACGGCATCCAGTCCCACACCGGTTGCTCCAGGACAGCAACGCGATTAGATCTTGCTTCAAAACGAAATCCCTGCCCCAAGACAAAAACATGGGGGGAAAAGGCGCCGGATTTACTGATTACCTCAAGAAccgcgggaggaggaggaggcaagaaaccCCTCCAAGAATCAAcaggaggagagaaaaaaaaaaagaactgctGGAGAGGCACcagcagcggcggcgaggaggaggcgccaCCGATCTAGGACGTGCCCCTCGAGACAGTTCTTGCAGGGAGGAAAATGGTAAGCGCGGTGGGGCGGTTAATCAATGGGTCAGGTCAGGTCAACACGGCCGACGAGAGGTTGGGCCGTTGGGGACGACCGGCGGAGGAGAAAGCGTAGGCCGCACTCATTTCCGTTTCCCTGTGGAGGACACGTATAGTTATACGCCGTTTTCAGGGCGAGAGGCGGAATCGATGGAGCGGCCGAGTAGGCGTGAAGCGGGTGCGGGCGGCGGAGGAAGCGTACGCCGCACTTCTTTACGTCTCCATGCAGAGGACACGTATAGGTAATTTACGTTTTCACCAGCGAGAGGCGGAATCTATCGAGCGGCCGAGGAGGCTTGAAGCGAGTGCGGACGGCTGAGATCTCGCCCGTCGGACCGCGTCGTTCGTCTTCGCGATTCTTCTTCGTCCTCCcagatttcaaaaaaaaaaagaggaaccagaggcgaaaccctaaccctagcggggCCGAGCGGAGAGCCGCCATGGAGGAGGACGCGGAGGGGATGGACCGGTTCGACATGGACGGGGATTTCGAGGGTGGGAGGTTCGGCCGCGATGGGGAGTTCTACTACAAGGCCCGCCGGGAGCGCGCGCCGCAGACCCGGGACGACGCCATCTACGGGGTGTTCGCAGAGGGCGACTCCGACTACGATTCCGATGACGACGAAGGgtcccgccgccgcggccgtcgAAAGCGCCGCAGGGACGGCGCCGAACCGGACCTCACCAAGCCCGTCCAGTTCGTCTCCACCGGCAAGTTCATGCCCACCCAGGAGCCCGAGCCCGAGCAGAGGCCGGGACTCGGGAGCGCGTCTTccgccaaggaggaggaggcggaggaagaggagcaggacgaggaggaggacaccGAGATGCTGCCGTCGATGTTCGGGAAGATCAAGGAGGGCGCCCGCGCGAGGCGGGAGGAGAAGGAGCGGGAGCGCGTCGccgccgagcgccgccgccaggTAGCAGGGGTGGGGGCGGGGGCGCCGGCAGCGGCCCCGGGGAGCCTGCAGGCCAACTCCAAGGTGGccaagatgatggagatgatggGGTACAAGAAGGGCATGGGCCTCGGCAAGAACGAGCAGGGGATGGTCACGCCGCTGCAGAGCACCTTGCGCCCTAAGAACGCCGGCCTTGGCAGTGTCGAGGGTTTTAAGGAGCCCAAGCCCATGGTGGCTAAGGAGAACCTGCCGgccccaccacctccaccggCGTCTGCCAAGAAAGAGCAGCGGCCATGGTCAAAGAAGGCCAGCGCGAGGAAAGCTCCGGTCTTGACGAAGAATGAGCTGCTGGCCATGCGTGCCGAGCAGGAGCAGGACAAGCAGCCTGTGGTTGTGCAGAAGGTGATTGACATGCGAGGGCCGCAGGCGCGTGTGCTGACAGACTTGAAGGGGCTCAATATTGAACAGGAGATGGAGGCTAATGACGTACCGATGCCAGAGCTGCAGTACAACGTGCGGCTGCTTGTTGATGAGGCTAAGGCTGATATTGTGAGGTTGGACGGGCAGCTACGGCGGGAGCAGGAGAAGGTGGCTAGCTTGGTGCGGGAGAAGGAGAAAGTGTCGAAGCAGGAGACGTTGCAGAAACGCCAGCTGCAGGTGATGGAGAGGATTGCAGAGACACTAGACCAGGTCCGCATGGATGAGACAGCTGGCATGCTCACTCTGGATGGGTTGCTTCAGACATTCCAGGGCTTGAAGGTGCGctttgaggaggagttcaaGATGTGTAGCATTGCATGGATTGCTTGCCGATTTGCGCATCCACTGCTAATCCGGGTCTTCCAGGGGTGGCAGCCTCTGCAGGATCCGAAGTTTGGGTTGGATGTCATGAAAAAGTGGAAGCACTTGCTGCAGGGGGACCAACCCTATGACTTCTCCGATGGGGCTGCATCAATGGGGCCATATGTGCAGCTTGTTAGTGAGGTCATCCTTCCAGCTGTGAGGATATCCGGAACCAATTCATGGGAGGCAAGGGTTCCAGAACCAATGCTCTGCTTTCTTGAGTTATGGGATAAGGAGCAGTTGCTGCCTCCTATTGTGCTTCAATCAATACTAGAGCATGTGATCATGCCAAAGCTCTCAGCTGCCGTGGATTCTTGGGACCCACGCAGGGAGAATGTACCAATACATGTGTGGGTACACCCATGGTTGCCGATGCTAAGGGAAAGGATAGAGACCTTGTGCCATTCTATTCGGTACAAGCTGAGCAGTGTACTCCACGTATGGCAAGCACATGATTCATCAGCTTATGCTGTGTTGTCTCCATGGAAGGATGTGTTTGATTCTGCGAGCTGGGAAGACCTGATTGTGCGTTATATCATTCCTAAACTGAGATTGGCACTGCAAGAGTTCCAGATCAACCCAGCAAACCAGAAGCTGGATCAGTTCAACTGGGTGATGATGTGGGCATCTGCAATACCAGTACACCATATGGTTCACATATTGGAAATTGATTTGTTCAGCAAGTGGCAGCAGGTCCTATACCATTGGTTGTGCTCACCAAATCCTGATTTCAATGAGATAATGAACTGGTATAAGGGCTGGAAGGGCCTTTTTCCACCTGAGTTGCTCGCCAATGAGCGCATACGGATGCTTCTAACCGCTGGTCTTGACATGATGAACCAAGCTGCGGAAGGACTAGAGGTGGTGCAGCCTGGGGCTAGGGAGAATGTGGGCTACTTGAGAGCAACTGAGAAGCGGCAGTTTGATGCAGCACAGCAAGCTTACCATGCTGTGCCAGGGGCAGCCATGGCAGATTTGAGTTTCAAGGAGTCTATCCAGGCATATGCAATGGAGCAAGGTCTGCTGTTTATGCCTAGAGTTGGTAAGTTCTACAATGGCATGCCGGTGTATGAGTTTGGCACTGTAAGTGTTTGCATAGACTCTGTGAAGCGACTACTGTATGCACAACTTCAAGAGGGAATTGAGAGATGGAGTGCTGTAACTCTTACTCAGTTGATGGAAATGAATCGGATGGGGAGACCACGCTAGTAGATCACCTAGGCTTGGAGTTTTATGGCATTTTGATACTTTATATTTTCTTTCCTGTTGTGTAAAACTATTCAGAGATGTCAATTCAtgagctttttttttaacaatcaCTGTTTAGGAAAAGTGGGTTTGATGATGTATATCTGAACGGGTTGGACAGCTGCTGTGCGTCTCAGTACGTTGCTTATATTTAAGCTGATGCCATCAATACGATTTCCGGTGCTCTTCTAAATTTCTGCACTGCAGCACTGTTGTTATTGCTGAAGAACTAAGGCAATTGCGACTTGTAATTGTACTATGAAAAATTCTGGGAAATGGGTAGATAATTGAACATAGGTGCTACTGCTCCCTGAAATTCTTGGTTGATTGTAATTTCTGGATTTTGCTTCTTCACCAAGATGTGTAAAAGTTGATCTTCCGTTTGCATGTTTACAGCATGGCCAGCTTTTCACTAATTGTTTGTTATAGGCTTTAACCTCATTGGCTCATTGTGCTGATGCTGATATGGAGATTTGACAATGGCAGATTTAGCTCATGTCTACGACACCGTTATGAGCTTCTGAATCTTTTTGAGCTGAGTCCTTTGAATTAATATCTGATTTGCAACTGAAACTTGTATACTCAAGAACCTCTATTGTCGGTAATCAAACTAGGATGTCATATATATAAACTGACATTCTTACAATGTACTAACTGGCAAACTGAAAACACTATCCTTCCAATTTACAGCTGATTTTTTTCTCAGGCATCTTTTCCTTCAGATTGCAGACTTTCCATCAGGGGCTCTTCTCTACCACAGTGCTACCAGCTAATGCAAGTGTGGACACCAGTGAGTTGCTCTCTGCAGCAGGAGACATAAATGGAGATAAACTTAACTGAACCGCCTCTACTGTCCGGATTTTCAGGTCCATAACATCTGTGATCAGGCCCGGCCTCATGATCCTGTCACTGAGGGCGCACTCACCTTTCAGCATCTTGGCGACCGTCGACATGGAGGGCCTGATCTTCGAGGTATCCTGGGTGCACAGGAGCCCTATTTTCAGCAACCGATGTGCTTCCTCGTTGTCAAAATCGCGCTTCAAGGTCCTGTCAATGATGCTGTCAAGATCAGTGGACTCGTAGAGCGTCCACACCTGGCAGAACAAGAAGAAATCTCTGAATTCAGTCTGGTAACCATGGCAGGAAGTTAATACTTCAGGCATTTCAAGGTATTAAGAATCCATCCATTTACTCTTTTCTTACAGAAGTAATGAATCTATGTTAAATCACTGATTTTGGGTGGATCAGCTGTAGATAGAAGAATTGAACCAAAATCAACGGATAAGTACGCAAGAACCAAAATCAGCTCTAGAAGTTAATCTCTCACAAAATCACTCATTTCCGAATAAATCAGCTGTATTCACAAGAATCGGACCTAAATGTAAAAAAATAGGTACACAAGAACAAATTTCTGAAATAGTTCCAGAACCAGTTGGCCCTTATAAGGCCAGTCAACTGACCGCTTCCAACTGTAACAAGTAGGGCTGAATAACAGCCAGCTCGGCTCATCTGGATAACTAAGCTAGTTCGGCTCGGCTCGTTAACATAACGAGTAGAAAAGCCAGCTCAGTTCGGCTCATTTGGCTCGCAAGCATCTCGTTATTAggataaaaagaatataaacatctatgaaaaaatgCATCGATAAAATCATACAACAATAGCAATGACATCTACAAACATAATACTTCTTTCCATGGTTCAATCAGAGATATAATTGTTGTAAGCTAAatcttttttaaatattttcaaaccCATATGCAGCATAACAACAAGCAAATTCACCTATATATGTTATGCTACTGGAACAAAACATTCCTCcataaacatatatgaaacaacATTTTCCCACACATTTGTTTAGCAAAGACTAAAGGCACGATCAATGGAAGAAGACAAAAGATAAAAGCTACATCGTAACGAAGAGCTGACCAATAGAAAGCCATGTAGGCTGGCGAGGAGCCTTTccattgaagatgaagatgatcaaTGAGCAAACTGATGACCACAGTGAAAGGAAGTGATATGATGCAGACGATGGTCCTAGCTCATTTGGCTCGCGAGCAGCTCACGAGCTGGCTCGAGCCACCTCGTTATCTAAACAAGTTAAAACTCTGGCTCTGCTCGCTAGATTTTAgaacgagccgagccgagctagACACGGGCTGAGCTAGCTCGCGAGCTTCGAGCTTTTCGTCTAGCCCTAGTGCTTGTCTAGTATGTGATTACCTAGACTGATAAATTATGTGAACAGTAAAGAATATGCCTGGCCTGATTCCTGATGGTCTGATGGGGAGAATCTGAATATTAGCAATTTAGCATGGCTGTACTACAGTATTTTTTACATAAAAGAATGGTTTTCCCTGTAGTTGTCTAAACTTGCTAGAGAATCAGACACTAGTCAGCGATAAATCATATGCAAATAAACTATAATAGAGTATCAAGCACAAACTATTATTGGGATTGTTTTTTACCTTTTCTAGGAGGTACTGGTCTTCAAGAGGCAATCTGGGGTCAGTGTGACATCTGCCACTGATAATCTCCAGCAGCAGAACTCCAAAGCTGTAGACGTCGGCCTTCTTTGTCAGCTGGCCTCGGATCGCGTACTCCGGTGCCAGATATCCTCTGATCAAAATTACATGTCAACTATTTTTTACAATATGAAATTAAGAAGAACATGAACATCTACAAGAAGTGCCACTGCTTACAGTGTTCCTGCAACCCTGGTGCTGATATGTGTCATGCTGCCGGGGAAGAGCTTTGCCAACCCGAAGTCTGCTATCTTGGGGCTCAGGTTGCTGTCAAGTAGAATGTTGCTCGCCTTGATGTCCCGGTGGACAATCGGTGGCCGGACTTCCTCATGAAGGTAAGCGAGCCCATCGGCGACGCCGATGCAGATCTTCACTCGTGTCTTC
Proteins encoded:
- the LOC133906218 gene encoding protein LOL2-like; amino-acid sequence: MQSQIVCHGCRSLLLYPRGAPSVCCAICHVVTSVSPPGMEMAQLICGGCQTLLMYTRNATTVRCSCCDTVNLVRPVSNVAHVNCGQCQTVLMYPYGASSVKCAVCNFITNVWVSTLRPLPPTLPAPSGNSYNIPSTSAPTSQSQNVTVVVENPMTVDEKGKLVSNVVVGVTTGGKK
- the LOC133906216 gene encoding cold-responsive protein kinase 1-like isoform X1 is translated as MACFPVFRRKKNSRSQIVQHGQVHPILFADIPIAGNVKIYSSKEMRKATRNFSPRNILGQGSFGCVYMGKLQNGEKVAIKVLSSQSRQGTKEFLNELSVISNITHHNLVKLHGCSVDGGQKMLVYNYLENNSLAQTLFGNAHSGIVFDWKTRVKICIGVADGLAYLHEEVRPPIVHRDIKASNILLDSNLSPKIADFGLAKLFPGSMTHISTRVAGTLGYLAPEYAIRGQLTKKADVYSFGVLLLEIISGRCHTDPRLPLEDQYLLEKVWTLYESTDLDSIIDRTLKRDFDNEEAHRLLKIGLLCTQDTSKIRPSMSTVAKMLKGECALSDRIMRPGLITDVMDLKIRTVEAVQLSLSPFMSPAAESNSLVSTLALAGSTVVEKSP
- the LOC133906216 gene encoding cold-responsive protein kinase 1-like isoform X2, with amino-acid sequence MACFPVFRRKKNSRSQIVQHGQDIPIAGNVKIYSSKEMRKATRNFSPRNILGQGSFGCVYMGKLQNGEKVAIKVLSSQSRQGTKEFLNELSVISNITHHNLVKLHGCSVDGGQKMLVYNYLENNSLAQTLFGNAHSGIVFDWKTRVKICIGVADGLAYLHEEVRPPIVHRDIKASNILLDSNLSPKIADFGLAKLFPGSMTHISTRVAGTLGYLAPEYAIRGQLTKKADVYSFGVLLLEIISGRCHTDPRLPLEDQYLLEKVWTLYESTDLDSIIDRTLKRDFDNEEAHRLLKIGLLCTQDTSKIRPSMSTVAKMLKGECALSDRIMRPGLITDVMDLKIRTVEAVQLSLSPFMSPAAESNSLVSTLALAGSTVVEKSP
- the LOC133906215 gene encoding septin and tuftelin-interacting protein 1 homolog 1-like — protein: MEEDAEGMDRFDMDGDFEGGRFGRDGEFYYKARRERAPQTRDDAIYGVFAEGDSDYDSDDDEGSRRRGRRKRRRDGAEPDLTKPVQFVSTGKFMPTQEPEPEQRPGLGSASSAKEEEAEEEEQDEEEDTEMLPSMFGKIKEGARARREEKERERVAAERRRQVAGVGAGAPAAAPGSLQANSKVAKMMEMMGYKKGMGLGKNEQGMVTPLQSTLRPKNAGLGSVEGFKEPKPMVAKENLPAPPPPPASAKKEQRPWSKKASARKAPVLTKNELLAMRAEQEQDKQPVVVQKVIDMRGPQARVLTDLKGLNIEQEMEANDVPMPELQYNVRLLVDEAKADIVRLDGQLRREQEKVASLVREKEKVSKQETLQKRQLQVMERIAETLDQVRMDETAGMLTLDGLLQTFQGLKVRFEEEFKMCSIAWIACRFAHPLLIRVFQGWQPLQDPKFGLDVMKKWKHLLQGDQPYDFSDGAASMGPYVQLVSEVILPAVRISGTNSWEARVPEPMLCFLELWDKEQLLPPIVLQSILEHVIMPKLSAAVDSWDPRRENVPIHVWVHPWLPMLRERIETLCHSIRYKLSSVLHVWQAHDSSAYAVLSPWKDVFDSASWEDLIVRYIIPKLRLALQEFQINPANQKLDQFNWVMMWASAIPVHHMVHILEIDLFSKWQQVLYHWLCSPNPDFNEIMNWYKGWKGLFPPELLANERIRMLLTAGLDMMNQAAEGLEVVQPGARENVGYLRATEKRQFDAAQQAYHAVPGAAMADLSFKESIQAYAMEQGLLFMPRVGKFYNGMPVYEFGTVSVCIDSVKRLLYAQLQEGIERWSAVTLTQLMEMNRMGRPR